GGCGGGGTGATCCGTGACGGCGGCCGCGTGGCCGTATCCGGCGGAGCCCATGCCGGCCTCGTTCGAGTAGCAGCCTCGGGCGATCCCTTTCTGCATGGCCTTGGCCAGCGTGGCGCCGACGATGCCGCCGGCGACGGACTGAGGATTGAACGCGCCTTGGAAGATGGACAGCAGCGCGCCAGGAACCTTCGCGCCGTTCATGACGATGATCACGAATCCGAAGATAATGTAAAGGCCGGCCATGAACGGAACCATTCTCTCGGTGACCTGGCCGATCCGCTTGACGCCGCCGAAGACGACGAGCGAAACAAGGATGAAAATGATAACGACGGAGACCTTCGGGTTGACGCCGAGCTGCTCGATCGGGCCGGCTGCGGAAAGCGTCTGCAGCGTGATCGAAGGCAGAATTTCGAGCATGAAGAAGAACGCGACCGTCCAGCCCATGATCTTGCCCAGCACGCCGCCGATGCCGTTCCTGAACGTATAGGAAGCGCCGCCGACATACTCGCCGTCGACGTTGGTTTCACGATACTTGATGCTCAGCGCCACCTCGGCGAATTTCGTGCTGCAGCCGATGATGCCCGCCACCCACATCCAGAACACGGCGCCGGGGCCGGCCATGAAAATGATCGCCGGAGCGACGACGATGTTCGCCGCGCCGATCGACGAGGCCAGAGCCGTCGAAGCCGCCTGGAACGGCGAGACCGTGCCTTCGCCGCCGACGTGCGAGTTGAACATCTTGCCGAACGTTTCCTTCATGATCGTGGTGAAGTACCTGAACTGCACGAAACGCAGCTGGAACATGATCAGAAGCCCGCCGCCCATGAGCAGGATCAGGATCGGCCAGCCCCAGAAAAAGTCGGTCAGCGCAACGATATTGTCGATAACGGATTGCATGAACGGTGAATCCATAACGATTCCTCCCTCTGTGTTTATACATGGCAGCGCGTGCCGCCGCTTCGGGCGGCGGACACGCGCCGGTCGCCGTTTTTCAGCTTAGCAGAGCGTCGCGTACATGACCGCCTTGATGGTGTGCATGCGGTTCTCGGCCTGATCGAAAACGTAGGACTGCTTCGACTCGAAAACCTCGTTGGTGACCTCCATCTCGGTGATGCCGAACTTGTCGGCGATCTCCTTGCCGACCTTGGTCTCGGTGTCGTGGAAAGAGGGCAGGCAGTGCAGGAAAATCGCCTGTTCGTTCGCGTTCTTCATCGCCTTGGCGTTGATCTGATAGGGGCTCAGCTGCTTGATGCGCTGCTCCCAGATCTCCGCGGGCTCGCCCATGGAAACCCAGATGTCCGTGTAGAGAACGTCGGCGTTCTTCGTGCCCTCGTCGACGTCGCTCGTCAGCGTCACAGTGCAGTAATTCTCTTTGGCAATTTCCTTGGCCGTCTCGACCAGCTTGGGATCGGGGAAAAGCTCCCTGGGAGCGCAGGCGACGTAGTTGACGCCCATCTTGGCGCAGGCGATCATCAGCGAGTTGGCCACATTGTTGCGGGCGTCGCCCATGTAGACGAATTTCAGCCCCTTGAGGTGGCCGAAGTGTTCTTCGATCGTCAGAAGGTCGGCCAGCATCTGCGTAGGATGCCATTCGTCGGTCAGGCCGTTCCACACCGGCACGCCGGCGTAAGCCCCCAGCTCCTCGACCGTCTTCTGCGAGAAACCGCGGTATTCGATGCCGTCGAACATGCGTCCCAGCACGCGCGCCGTGTCCTTGATGCTCTCCTTGTGCCCCATCTGCGAACCGGCGGGATCGAGATAGGTGACGCCCATGCCCAGATCGGCGCCGGCGACTTCGAACGAGCAGCGCGTTCTCGTCGAGGTCTTCTCGAAGAGCAGCACGATGTTCTTGCCCTCGAGGTAACGGTGCGGCACGCCCGCGCGCTTCATCGACTTGAAGTTCTTCGAGAGCTCAAGCAGATAACGGATGTCCTGGGACGAAAAATCCAGCAGCTTCAAAAAATTCTTTCCCCGCAAATTCTTAGCCATGTGGCGCCTCCTGAAAGTATGAGAATGTGTGTTACGATTTACGCTTAAAACTAATTGACTTATTTATTCTACAAAAAATACGAAACACTTGTGAGACATTTCTCTTTCATTTATTTGACTTTTTTTGCAGAATAGAAAACAGGGAGCCCGGACATCCGAGCTCCCTTAAAGTGCAATCCTGACGGCAACAGCCTTTGAGCGCTGCCGCCTTAAAAATTGTTTGCAATTCTCGTCCAATGACATGATATTTTTAAAGCGTAACACGAAAGGGTTCAAAGGGAAACTTGCGACGACCTGCTCTCCCGCGAAGCGAATCGCAGTACCATCGGCGCTGGAGGACTTAACTTCCGGGTTCGGCATGGGACCGGATGGACCTCCTCCGCAATTCTCACCAGCTCCTCTGTTCCATCAGACTCCCGCCGCCGTCATGGCCTAGCCGCAACGGTGCGAAAGCTAAATTTTTTCAGGCGAACGTATTCGTTTATTTTCGGACTTTCGTTTTCGTTCTTTGCGCGTCGGCCAGTTCCGCAAGCGCAGGAAC
This sequence is a window from Pyramidobacter sp. YE332. Protein-coding genes within it:
- the argF gene encoding ornithine carbamoyltransferase, coding for MAKNLRGKNFLKLLDFSSQDIRYLLELSKNFKSMKRAGVPHRYLEGKNIVLLFEKTSTRTRCSFEVAGADLGMGVTYLDPAGSQMGHKESIKDTARVLGRMFDGIEYRGFSQKTVEELGAYAGVPVWNGLTDEWHPTQMLADLLTIEEHFGHLKGLKFVYMGDARNNVANSLMIACAKMGVNYVACAPRELFPDPKLVETAKEIAKENYCTVTLTSDVDEGTKNADVLYTDIWVSMGEPAEIWEQRIKQLSPYQINAKAMKNANEQAIFLHCLPSFHDTETKVGKEIADKFGITEMEVTNEVFESKQSYVFDQAENRMHTIKAVMYATLC
- a CDS encoding amino acid carrier protein; this encodes MDSPFMQSVIDNIVALTDFFWGWPILILLMGGGLLIMFQLRFVQFRYFTTIMKETFGKMFNSHVGGEGTVSPFQAASTALASSIGAANIVVAPAIIFMAGPGAVFWMWVAGIIGCSTKFAEVALSIKYRETNVDGEYVGGASYTFRNGIGGVLGKIMGWTVAFFFMLEILPSITLQTLSAAGPIEQLGVNPKVSVVIIFILVSLVVFGGVKRIGQVTERMVPFMAGLYIIFGFVIIVMNGAKVPGALLSIFQGAFNPQSVAGGIVGATLAKAMQKGIARGCYSNEAGMGSAGYGHAAAVTDHPARQGMWGIFEVVADTLIVCSISALVVLVSDVWKNPANQNIAIHQAFTGAFGAFGSVLISVCLFLFVLSTIIVIVFYAEKQAEFCFGTAIGKIIRVVASLMILLGAFISFEHAGVFLDFTLGLVVFVNMLGMVMMSGKVRAIVDDFFGNPKYFPGKK